ggagggagggagagggaggagaagggagagggagagactgacTGAGACTGGTCTGGAaccttctctgtagaccaggttggtctcaagcTTGCGATCATTTTgcctcctccagtgctgggattacaggaatgcaacTGCACAACAACCTACACCTGactatatatatttatctatgcttttgtctgtttatctatgtcttttgcttgtttaaattttatatctattggtgtatttaattttgttatctattgcatgtatgtctgtgcaataCGTTTATGCCTAGTGTCTGGAGAGGGCAGTAGGAGGTGCTTagattacctggaactggagttccaggtggttgtgagctaccatatttgggctgggaatagaacccaggctctctggaagtgctcttaactccacTGATTCATCACCCTGGCCCCTATACCTGGCTTTTTAGTGGTGTGCCTGCATTTCCACACCGAGTTGCTTGGTTGTGGGGTGTGGAAGCCTGCAGCTTAGCTAAACACTTAGAAAGCccctcattaaaaaaaacaaaaacaaaaacaaaacaggtaagcagaggcaggttcATCTCTAAATGCAGGGCCAGCCTGcttttcagagtgagttccaggacagccaggtttacACATAGGAACCCTGTGTGTAAAAAGCAGGTAAAGCTGTGTAGGGAACCTCAAAGTTGGCTCAGTACACtgcaagaccaagttctcagcacaaaggagattcatttgccccagagggagaggtggcagggaataagagacaaaggcaggagattTGAGGATGAGGGGCAATGGAAAGGTAACAAGGGAAAGGGGACAAAAGTATTTGCCCCTtaggacaaaggactgcctctggatagagacaAGATAGACATGGCCTATAGGAAAATAGCAgcttataaaggtacaagagGAAACCTCGTGTACGAtggggtgtttaattttaattgggcatgttaattagatAAGCCAAGGGGAGCTTTTGATTGTTGGACCTTTGATAGCTGGGCCttagtagtcagcctcaggaggagggatTGGCCAAATAAGGAATGGACCATGGGAGCTAGcttcaggaatgtaatctaatggttttaagtaaggcagagggaatggggagaagggcaaggcctgccaaaGACACATACTCCATCTAGTGGCTCTTCAGGCCtagtgtagtggtgcacacctttactcccagcacttaggaagcagaggcaggcagattctgtgagttcaaggccagcctggcctacatacaGAATTATGGGACAACCAGAACTAGatgtctggggtggggtggggagcaggtaaAGGTTAAAAAAACGCCCTCTACCTTTCTGGAGCAGTCCTGGGATTGGAAGCAGTTTCCTCTCATGATGCCAACCTTTACAGCATCCAGTGGAATTCACTCACTTTGGTACCCCAACAGACTACTCAGTAAAATGTCCTCATCTCTTCTTCCCTAGGTGGAAGAATTGGCCCTCCAGTCAATGATAAGTTCTCGAAGAGGGACTGAGACGCTGTCTTCTCAGCCTGCACCTGAACAGTTATATGATGTAAGTTTAGTTAACAACAGGCTTCCAGATAGTGTGGAGTCCCATTGTTGCCTTGCTGCATGGGTTAGCGAATGCTGTATACCACATTATCAAGTCCGAAGGACCCTGGAAAATGCCAATCAAATATTTGGGGCATGAGGGAATTATctgtgaattgaacctgggaACTTATACATGGTAAGCAAGCATGAGCTACATACATCTCCAGGCCCTCAATATTGTAGTTCAATAAATAGCTAATCTACATTAATCTATCAGACAATAGCCTGTCTTTTTTACTTGTCAGATTTAAGCCGCCTCTACTCTTGTATTGTACACCACTATGCCCGTCCTTCCCAGTTACTCAGACTACTCCTTTATTTCCAGTCATTCAAGTGAACCCCAAGAAACTGGTAATGATTATTGTGCTAGAGAGGTCATGGTGAGTTTTGTGTTGAAGCAGTGTCTTATACACCCAGGCTGGCCACCTTCtgatctgggattataggcatgtgcccccacaaatgaaatttgattttaaagaatttgctggggattttgtttgtttgtttgtgttttttagtgggttttctctgtggctttggaggctgtcctggaactagctcttatataccaggctggtctcgaactcacaaagatctgcctgcctctgcctcccaaatgctgggattaaaggcgtgcgccaccactgcccttggaatttgctgttttgatgaagaaaaaaagaatgtgctGTTTTAAGACTCAGCTCCCTCCTAGTAATGTGTATGTTCTTGTTTTACACAGATGTCAGTGCATGTAGACAATGAAGCATCAATCAATCAAACCACACTGAAGCTGAGCACAAGGAGCCctatggaggaagaggaggaggaggaagaggaagaatccGATTCTTAAAGGCAGACAAGAACTAGGGTTAGTTTTACAAACTAAAGTTTAAATCTCAAGCACTTGCCTTGGGTCCTGGGGCTTATGTGAAAGAGTATATACACTTGTGAATGGGAATATACACTTGTTTTAACGTGTCTACCATACAAATatcaagacctgagtttgagtccccaaacctgtgtaaaaagctgggcacagtgttacatgcctgtaaccccagcactgaggatagGGAGACCAAAGATCCCTGAAGCTGTGTGGCCAGCCCGTCTATTGAAACCAGTGAGCTTCGGGCTCACTGAGCAACTGTATCTGAAGAAAATAGTGATGGTGGgagtggaggtgcacacctttaatcccagtacttagggtTTAGAATAGTGCTAGTGTACAGCAAgctacaaagattttttttttcctgctcaaaTATATGAAACAATTCAAGGTCAACTTCAGAGGACTGGGAAAAAGTAGATTGTTATCTAAAAGATATTTAGAGAATAAGAAGTTTTGAcatatacacacctgtaatcccaggctaTGATACTCTCCAGCAAGAATGACGGTCATCCACTggagccagccaggactatagcCAAAGCAAAACACAATGCAAAGTCTTAGCATGGCTTAATCTCTAGagcattgtgctaagtgaaataaactagTCATTCTATTTCATCTTTTTCCTGAAAAAGGCAAACACTATACA
This genomic stretch from Cricetulus griseus strain 17A/GY chromosome 4, alternate assembly CriGri-PICRH-1.0, whole genome shotgun sequence harbors:
- the LOC113830748 gene encoding snRNA-activating protein complex subunit 5 isoform X1, producing the protein MLSRLQELRKEEETLLRLKAALHDQLNRLKVEELALQSMISSRRGTETLSSQPAPEQLYDMSVHVDNEASINQTTLKLSTRSPMEEEEEEEEEESDS
- the LOC113830748 gene encoding snRNA-activating protein complex subunit 5 isoform X2, with protein sequence MLSRLQELRKEEETLLRLKAALHDQLNRLKMSVHVDNEASINQTTLKLSTRSPMEEEEEEEEEESDS